The Tistrella mobilis genome has a segment encoding these proteins:
- a CDS encoding PadR family transcriptional regulator, with protein sequence MSLPHALLTSLLERPCSGSELAGRFDRSIGYFWQASHQQIYRELSRLEAGGLIEALEPEASRGRPRAYRVLPAGRAELARWVDEVSEPRPLRDELMVRLRAAAVLGTTSLAEDLRSRLQRHRDMLARYREIEARDFTPPPATRDARLRHLVLKAGIRHESNWIDLCVDALEILLAD encoded by the coding sequence ATGTCCCTGCCCCATGCCCTGCTTACCTCGCTGCTGGAGCGGCCCTGTTCCGGGTCGGAACTGGCCGGCCGGTTCGACCGCTCGATCGGCTATTTCTGGCAGGCGAGCCATCAGCAGATCTACCGGGAACTCTCGCGGCTGGAGGCGGGGGGATTGATCGAGGCGCTGGAACCCGAGGCGAGCCGCGGCCGGCCGCGGGCCTACCGGGTGCTGCCGGCCGGGCGCGCCGAGCTTGCACGCTGGGTGGATGAGGTGTCGGAGCCCCGGCCGCTGAGGGATGAGTTGATGGTGCGGCTGCGCGCTGCCGCGGTTCTGGGCACCACCAGCCTGGCGGAGGACCTCCGGAGCCGGTTGCAGCGGCACCGCGACATGCTGGCCCGCTATCGCGAGATCGAGGCCCGGGACTTCACGCCGCCGCCGGCCACGCGGGATGCCCGCCTTCGCCATCTGGTGCTGAAGGCGGGCATCCGGCACGAGAGCAACTGGATTGATCTCTGTGTCGATGCTCTGGAGATTCTGTTGGCGGACTGA